From Saimiri boliviensis isolate mSaiBol1 chromosome 9, mSaiBol1.pri, whole genome shotgun sequence, a single genomic window includes:
- the RAB5IF gene encoding GEL complex subunit OPTI isoform X2 codes for MSGGRRKEEPPQPQLANGALKVSVWSKVLRSDAAWEDKDEFLDVIYWFRQIIAVVLGVIWGVLPLRGFLGIAGFCLINAGVLYLYFSNYLQIDEEEYGGTWELTKEGFMTSFALFMVIWIIFYTAIHYD; via the exons ATGAGCGGCGGGCGGCGGAAGGAGGAGCCGCCTCAGCCGCAGCTGGCCAACGGGGCCCTCAAAGTCTCCGTCTGGAGCAAGGTGCTGCGGAGCGATGCGGCCTGGGAGGACAAG GATGAATTTTTAGATGTGATCTACTGGTTCCGACAGATCATTGCTGTGGTCCTGGGTGTCATTTGGGGAGTTTTACCATTACGAGGTTTCTTGGGAATTGCAGG ATTCTGCCTGATCAATGCAGGAGTCCTGTACCTCTACTTCAGTAATTACCTACAGATTGATGAGGAAGAATATGGCGGCACGTGGGAGCTCACGAAGGAAGGGTTTATGACCTCTTTTGCCTTGTTCATG GTCATTTGGATCATCTTTTACACTGCCATCCATTATGACTGA
- the RAB5IF gene encoding GEL complex subunit OPTI isoform X1 yields the protein MSGGRRKEEPPQPQLANGALKVSVWSKVLRSDAAWEDKDEFLDVIYWFRQIIAVVLGVIWGVLPLRGFLGIAGSFGSSFTLPSIMTDDVQLPPAPCPVQRTLLITAQKLDHWGTLAPWNLEDPCFLDRESVYWVSVFSARVVT from the exons ATGAGCGGCGGGCGGCGGAAGGAGGAGCCGCCTCAGCCGCAGCTGGCCAACGGGGCCCTCAAAGTCTCCGTCTGGAGCAAGGTGCTGCGGAGCGATGCGGCCTGGGAGGACAAG GATGAATTTTTAGATGTGATCTACTGGTTCCGACAGATCATTGCTGTGGTCCTGGGTGTCATTTGGGGAGTTTTACCATTACGAGGTTTCTTGGGAATTGCAGG GTCATTTGGATCATCTTTTACACTGCCATCCATTATGACTGATGATGTACAGCTCCCACCTGCTCCCTGTCCAGTCCAAAGGACCCTCTTGATAACAGCACAGAAACTTGATCACTGGGGAACCCTAGCCCCTTGGAACTTGGAAGACCCGTGTTTCCTGGACCGCGAATCAGTGTATTGGGTGTCAGTGTTTTCTGCAAGGGTTGTGacctga